The DNA region gaaatctttgcGAACACAGGGACCACATTTGTCTTGTTTATCACCATTACCTCAACGCCATGTACCTGCCACATGGTGTGTGCTAcataaagatttgttgaatgaatacataaattaacaagcaaatttttaaaagcgAGTTCTGAATTTATACTTAATTGGATATCAGTTGGTCCTACTGAACCATGAGCTTCTCAGAACAAGAgactttcttatttattcttgTATTTCTGGAATCTAGGACAGCCCCTGGGAGTGATACACTCTCCCCTAGCATACCACCACTACACACACATTGCTTGCAGAATAGTTTGATAACATGCCCATATCATATAGCAGTGAGGTAAGAATCCAATCTACCATATATATTGTGTATCTACCATTTTACCACATACCTCCTACATTTTGTAATACTGGGATTCACTTTATGGGAGCagaggttaaaaataatttctatttttttagaaacTACTACACACTGGACATTTTGCATCTATTATTTCTAAATCTTCCAACAATACAGTTCACCAATAACAAAAATGAAGCTAAGAGAGtttaacaaatgaaaactaaGATTACTCACCTAGTAAGATGGTAGCTGGAGGAACTAGGTCAAGCCTGCTGTGTTGGACTCCAGATCCCAATCTTTCTCCTCTATGCCGGGCTATTTTCTTGTTAACATCTATTCCCAATGTTCAGCTTACCAGGCCCCAGGTAGTTAAAACAGCCCTTGGTGCTCCATGATTTCCTGGGGCATGTTCCTACTCATAGAACTGTCCTGGCTAACTAGGCACTGAACTGCTGTCTCCTTCACTGAGAGCCCCCACCCTTCCCAAAGATTTctcaaggtgggggaggggtttgAGCATATTCCCCAAAGGCAAAGCCAATAAACCACAAAGGAAGTTTACCCTGAACTTCCTCAAGAAGCCCAGCTGAAAGGAAGCTTCTGTTGCCTAAACACAACCTGGAGATTTTCAATTTTCAGGTCTTTCTGGAAAGACCGGGATGCCTCAGGTCCTGAAACAAGGTCTTCCTCTGAGATGTTTCATAACTACATGTGGACTGTAGGCTGAGGTAATGAGGAGAATCTCTCTCTTGAACACCCAcagctctccccctctctctctttctcttccacacacacacacactttctctcagATTTCTTTGCAACATCCATTCCCAGTTCCATCAGAGCTGCCAGCCAGGGTTCCTTGATGCTTCTGTTGACACCTCTCCTTGGTTCACACCACTTCCCAGGGCTTTGAGAACAAAGAACAGAGACAGCTCTTATCCCTGCTTATGCCTCTCAGCTAGTGAGAGCTAAAATGCCACTTGGAAGTTACAGCAGTTTTCAATCTTGATCAGAGGAGGGTCCcatatattatcccattttatcaGACAAACTGCCACTCTACTGTTGCGTCCAGGAACCCGAGCTCATCCTGACTCTGTTTAGCATGGCACTCTCATTGGCTTCAACTGATTCCTCCATCAGCCCTTGTTCACACTTCACCTTCAAAGAGAATCTCCTTCAAGAGGGGATCCTGCCCAGGAGTTCTCAAAATGGCACCCTCTCAGCAGCCATAGAGACTATATGAAAATGGACTGTTGAGCCTGGCCTCTCATCTTTTAAAGGTTAACATAGCCATTTCCATCTGTTCTCTTTTGTTGTTATGGTCCGAGAGCCATTTGGGCTACGCTTAGAAATGCCCTATTAAAGCTGTGGATATTGAGGGGTTTTCAGATCTAAGCTGGAGGAATAACATCTTGCCTTATCACATTAGGTATTttccaggaaggaaaaacaagcaTGTGTCCATGGCTTTGTAGTTTAAGGTGACCTACAGCAGGACAGGACCTGGACCACAGTTAATTATTTGTTATAGAAAATATGCtgttgcggggcgcctgggtggctcaatcgttaagcgtgtctgccttcggctcaggtcatgatcccggggtcctgggatcaagccccgtgtcgggctccctgctcagcgggaagcctgcttctccctctcccactcctcctgcttgtgttccctctctcgctgtctctctgtcaaataaataaaatctttaaaaaaaaaaaagaaaagaaaatatgctattggggcacctgggtggctcagtcggttaagtgtccaactcgcagattttagctcaggtcgtaagtcagggtgtggagcctgcttgggattctctctctcccactccctctgcccctacccgccccttaaaaaatctgcttaaaaaaaagagaaaagaaaatgtgctgtTTACCAATGTTTGTAGACTATCActtagagaaaaaattattaaattctaaatatatatatttttaatttttgcgaggagagagaataaaagtGACTCTTTCGGACAAGGAATGCATGTAGTAAGAAGCAACTAACGTGACGGACCTGCTAGGAATAGAATCCCGGTAGACCTGGCAAGGAATTACGCTCCCCCAAGAGTAAATCTGAAGGAGGTccggggggaaggcagagggaggtaaGAGCGCCGAGCTGAAGCCAatcagtgctcaataaacaaaTGCGAGCATTTTGCGTTCTGCCTAATTTCAGGCCCGACTTCCAAACAGCTCAGATGATGAGttcttaaggaaataaataaaagttcaaattCCCATAGCAATTCGATTTACAAAGTGAATTCTATTTGATTTGTGGAGGAACAGCTTGTGTCTTGTTTTGTGTCGGAGCCTCTGAATGGCAATTCCAGAAAAAATGTGCTGAGTCATGAATCCCTAAGGGTGAAAGATTTTGACGAGAACATGCGTCGGGAGGGCAATAGCTGTGAGAGCAGCACCAGTTAGGGGTAACAGGAGGCCCCTTCTTCCTCTAAATGAGGCCCTTGGAAGCATTTACCCCACACCCGTGCCCAGGAATACTTGACACCTCCCTCAGAGTCCACACCCTAAGGAATAATGagagtaacaaaaataataacagctaGTATTTACTGAACAGGTGCCAGGAATGTATATATGGGTTATGTTATTTAATTCCCCTAACAGCCCTATGACATGTTTGACCAGGGAGGAAACCTAAGGCTTTGCGGGGTTAAAGGTTAAATGATACGCTCACAGTCACCTAGCACAGGACCGgggctaggatttgaacccagaaacCATAGCCTTAACAAATATGTGTACCGCATCTCTGGATATTGTCCCTGTATTCATACATCTCTGATCATTTTAACTGATTGTAGTCAGACTCCTGACTCAAAGAGGCATTTTATTAACCGACATCCTTCAGACACTCTTGACTGCAGAGCAAAAGGTCCCCCAGGATCGTTATTAATGAGGGAGAAATTGTATGACACTGCTAATGTAAACTGTGTACTTGATGTGTTTAAAATAATACTCCTaagtaagagaaaaaatgagGCATTCTTTCCTTCAAAAGAGAGCTCTCCTTTATTTCCCAGAACATTGCGAGTTAAGATAATCCCAGATTGATTGCTAGAAGTTGAGGCTCTCTGAGGTCAGGGGACTTTTCCAGCCAGCACAACATAACTGACAGCCCCCACGGTCATGACCTCCCAGTGCTGCGACTCCTGGTTCCTGGGAACGGTTCCTCACGGGGTTTTTAAAAGGTGGTGGCTGAAACTTCTCTCTTGATGACATGGTCACCCTAGAGAAAATTAATTCAGCAACTGGCTCCTGGGAGGCTTATCAGAGACAGAGTGAAGGAGAAGGCTGAAAGGAGGAAGCAGGGGCGCTAACAAAGTCCCAGGCACTTGGAAGGTTACAAAATACCATTTGAGTCGCAAAAGAAAGATTATATTCTAGTCAATTATAATTTCATtaagtgtgtttttaaatgttaattcttgggtgcctggcaggctcagtcggaagagcaggtgactcttgatcccgggatcatgaGTTCAACCCCTGACACAGAtacataaacttttttaaaaaaatgttaattcttaGGAAATGGGCAAATCTtgaataattatttacataaacatGACTTGTCTATTCACTAAAGGATTGGCTTTATAGCAGCCCTCCCACCCAAGCCCCATTTCCTAGCCATGTTAGAAATCAGAGGGTTTACTAGaaactttcttcattttgcttttggaaGCTACTTATATATGTTGTCCATATCATGACAATTATGTTTTGTACCATACAATGAAGACTATAATCCTCACCTCACAGGGCTATAATGaaagatatataatataatgtgcCTAGAACATATTAAGAATTCCATTAATGACTGCCAACATCATTATTAAAAATCTCAAAGAGAAACCTATCCCCTTTTCCTCAAAAGGATTCTCTAGGATTGACATGTTAGCTTTTTGGAAGGCAATGGGCAAAATAGTTTAGCAGACTGACTTGAATATGTTGAGGTCCAGTCACCAAATTCTGGGGTCTGAAGTGAACATGtggtaattaaatttttttacattCAAGTGAAATGTCACTGCAATTTGGGGGCGGAGGATGgctaagaagagaaaaagcaaccaAACCAgtgcaaaacaaaccaaaaaaatattttattgtaacatAAAATTCATTCCCTAGACAACAGAAAATGCACACACTGGATGACATTAGTAGACAGAGTGAAGATGCATTTGGACAATTATCAACATTAATGAATGTGGGGATGTTGTGAAAGTTAAATTTTTCAGGTTATAGGATTTCCTGAATATAATATTGGCAAAAAGGAACTTTCAACACAAAAacatttagtttaaatttttaaaatgtcacttcttTTATTTACTAACCTTGACAGTAACTAAAGAATGAGGTACAGAAAACTTTCCAGAAGTCTGAGTATGGAGTAGAAGTCCAAGGCACTTTGGAGCCCCATTATTGCATTATTGAGTGGGACTAACTCAGTTATGAAATTCCCCCACACTCCAGGTTTACTCCATAGAAAAATAGTACTTACCTACTTCACTGAGGTGTGGTGGGGCTTCATGCTTATAAAGTGCTTTAGGCGCCTTCCAAGAAAGGCAACATAGAAGTATAAAATCttacatatttcaaaagaaaattttggcACAATAAGAGTGCGTCCTATTTAAAGAACCACAGTTGGCTATTTCTAAAAACACCTCACCTCAATGgtttattgcttttttgttttttatttaagagaatgaCTCTTTCTCTATTGCCAGTCTTATAACAGCCATTCTCGACGGCTCTGTTGTCAGAATTCCTTGAAGAGCTCACTAAAAATTTTGAGGCTTGGCCCACAGCCTACACCTACAGAATTAAAATCTCTAAGAGTAGTGCTCAAgcaactatattttttaaaagatctagcGGATTCTATCATATAGCaaagtcaaaaaatatttctttaggaaaatgtccatttattaaacattgattttcttccaaaaatttttataagattGAATAAACTTGGATCAGGGTATGAATTTCTTattgcctttttctctttccatgtcCCACACAGACTtggagtacacacacacacacacacgttttagTTCTACCCTTGAATTAAAATTTGATAGTGGTAAAATCTGATAGTAGCAAATAAACGGTTCATTGAGAAGTTATGCAAGGATTTGCAATTCATTCCCACTGTGCCCGAAGCAAATGGATGTTGCCCATTTGCCAAAGCGGAATGGTTTACGCATTTCCAATTTGGAAACAGGTAAAATCAGCACTTCCTGGGAAACATCAGTTGACTGGATGCTGACAGAGAAGAGTGAGCATGGTTATGGCAGCCGACCATGAGCAAGGCTGTGGTGAGTGCCCCCGTTTGGAGACTGCCTGCCTCTCAGCAAACAACTTAGGAAATGAAACGATTTAAGCGCAGTGGGTCCGAACATGGGGTGCTGCctcaagggaaataaaatcaaatagtGAAAACTAGTGACTGTAATTCAAAAtagctttgagaaaaaaaagattggcttGCTCCACTGCAATTCTTAATGCCATTTTAGTAACTGTTTTCATGTACCAGCCAGTCTAACATAGAGAAGAGAGTGATTTAGTCCCTAGTGGCCTTCACATAGAGCTCATCATGCTGCCTGCATCAGGTTTAAAATAGAAGAGCCCCCTCCGGGTGCCTTGCAGTGGAACTAATGGAGCCTAcagagaaattatatttctttacgCAGAGAAAGCCTTCCGAGGCAGGCCAAAATTTTTACATCATCAAGAACTCATGAGTAATGAGTCCCActtcttggaaaaagaaaaaaagggaaaaaatatatacgGGAGATAGAAGCTACATATACAGTACATAGAGAATaggatttgttaaaaaaaaaaaaaaaaatttcattcagaGTCAGCCACAGTGAAATTCTGCTATGAGAAAAGTCTGTAGCGCCTTCCAATATTCCTCTAAACATTAGAGGTAACTTTGTACAGAAAGGTTGTTGGAGCCGGCCTGGGCAGCAGCTTGTTGCATGTGTCCCAGGAGGGCAAGGCGGCCAGCAGCAGGATGAAGCCTCCCAGCAGGACACAGAAGCCACTGAAATAAAACGCAGTGTCATAGGTCTGGGTCCAGTCATAAAACCAACCTGAAAAGAGAGTAAGAAATAAGTGAATTTGATAGAAATCGTATGAAAGGGAAGCCCATCCTCCATTAAGTTCATCAATCTTCGATACAATAAGGATCGGGATATATATTAATTACCCCATGTACTCTATAGCAGACTACTGGGAGtcagcagagaacttcccaaatAATTTGGACAAGGATAAACAGGCATTTTGAgtttctcccaaataaaaaatggacacaaCTCCCTGAGCAAGTATACTGGCCTTTTCAACTATATCAAAGTGATTATGAATAAATCATTACCAGGAGACATCTATGCAGATTTATTTTGTGCTAATCTGTGCTACTATTACAATCTGGATTTCTATATCCAGGGATGTTACAAAGAAGAACAGTAAAATAGACTGACTTTAAGAAACATCTTACCAACAATTGGTGGTCCAAGGCTATTTCCAAGTCCAGCAAAGAACATTAATATCCCATAGGCATGGGCTAATTTTTCAATTCCCACAGTCTTTGTGGTCACATATGGGAAGATGGACCAATTACCAGTCAGAAACCCTAGAATCCCAGAAAGTATTGCCAATGTGACATAACTTTTGGCAAATGGAATTGCACACAAGGCCAGACCCATGATTACTAAGGTAGCCACGTAAAGATGTAAGGTATTAATCCACTTAAAGTCAGCCAGTATCCCTAAAAGGAGTTTACCCACTGCTGTCATAATACCAATAATGGAAATGAGAGGCATAATAAGCTCTTCTTCTTTCACATTTGAACTTCTTGCCACATCTTCCATAAGTAAAGAAGGTGGAAATCCCCCGATGTCAAAAAGGAAGATCGCAATGAAGAGGGCTGagaatactttgtttttaaaaagagccacAGTTTCTCCACAGTAGTCTTTATATAATTGCCACTTCCTCTTGGCAAGCTGTTTGCAAAAATATGTCTGTTCTGCGactttctttttgtatgtttcaGCCTCTTTTGCGTGCACCACTGTTGCTGGGTTTTTATGAAGTAGACTCTCCTGTTTGAGGCCACCACTGGCCAAGGTGCTCTTGCGTGTTTCCTCAGCACCATAGCTCTTTCCAAGAACGTTTGTGTTCTCTTCCAGgtcctttcctttctcactgtAAATGGAGTATCGATCTGGTACACTTTCCAGAGCTGTTTTTTCAGGCAAAGGGCAATCAGAAGACTCAAGGGGTCTCATCAGGCTGCCACAGGCTAATATATTTAAAGCTAAGGCACCCACAATCAGCAGGCATCCATCCAGCCCATAGAACTCAATCAGCAACCTCTGCAGAGCAGCATATATAAAAAGTCCAACACTTGAACctaaaaaggaaatgagagctGTTCAATCTTAATCTCTTATAAATTTGGGACTCTCAGAACAACCATTATTAATATCGGCCAAATAAGATTGGTAAAGGAAGGAGCATGATTATATTCCAGTAAACCTTTATCTATGGACATTGAATTTTTAATTGCACATAATTTTCATATGCCCTGGAACATCCTTATTCTGATTTTTGTATTGActatacaaaaatgtaaaaatcattcttagctcatgAGCTCTCCAAAAACAGGCAGTAGACCAGATCTGGCCTGTGGACATTAGTTACCAACCCCTGTTCACCAGGGAACAAGATCACTTCCCTAAAATCTTTGTTTCATGCCCATGTTCCTTTCTTTCAGTGAGGTCacaatatttcacatattttgatttttggtttcttttcaatttttaaaaaattctgctgtgagttttgttttgcttgtcaTCTTTCACTGAATGTGGATGCTATGGGCTGAATGtctgtgcccccaccccaattcatatgttgaaatcctaacctctaacatgatggtattaggaagtgggacCTTTGGGGGGTGATGAAGTCATAAGCCCATGGAGcactcatgaatgggattagcacCCATATCAAAGAGACCCCTGAGAGACCCCcttcccttccaccatgtgaggaaaCAGCAAGAAAATGGCAATCTGCAGCCTGGAAGAGGTCTGTCACCAGAACCCCACCATGCGGGCATCCTGATGTCGgattcccaggctccagaacAGAGAAATACACTTCTGTTGTAGATAAGCCATCTAGTCTACGGTACTTTGTTATCACAGCCCAAAAGGACTAACTAGATCCATGATTCTACCTAATTTTGCCTCACTGAGCTCCCTGTGAGTTGAAACTAAAAACTCCTTAATTCTGCCAAATCTTAACTGTCCAGAGTCGATCCATTTTTACTTCAGTGTGCCATGGCCCAGGCCCTCATGCCCTCCTTTCTAGACTGAGTGAAAGCATACAGCATACAATTTCTGGCATCGTCAGCATACATGAATTTGGACATTACGGGAAACCTAGGTCATAATTACAATAGTCCGTGTTTTGGAGCCCTTGCTATGTGCCTTACACATATGTTCCTTTAATATTCCCAATAacttgatgtgatgagtactattatccccattttacagttcagaaaactgaggcttaactCACAGTTAACTGAACAGAACGGTTACATAACTTGTCTGTGACCAGACAGCAAGTGAGTGACGCAGGTAGGATTCAAAACGAGGTCTTCTGGGTCCGGGGTCTGTGTTTGTTGCTACATTACAATGCCTCTACCAAAATAGAGTGCACATAAGACCTATTGTCCTTTAAGCTCATGCCCACCCTCACGCTTTCTCCCACACTTGCAGGAGATCCTGTAAGGTTCTTTGAACAAAATTCCAACTGCTTTGGgttctctgtcttctgtttttGCTATTTCTTCTCCCAGTTCTGCCTCAGCCCAGCCGTGTCCTCAGACTCTGGCCCTGTCCTGTCCCCTCTTAGACCATAATTCACATTTCTCACCTGGCAATGCTTCCTTTAGCCACCTTTGGTAAATATCCCGCTCCATTTAATTCAATCTGGAATCACTTTGTTGCCACTGGGTTGGCCTCAGGAATAAAACATTAGTTTGGATTCTGTTGCCAGAAAGATCATTGAACTTACTCGGTTTCTCTGGAAATCTGACCTCCCAGGACCCCGTGCTCATTAACGAGTAAGTAGCATATGTAAACGTACAACTTTTACTCAACTTGACATCTCTGTCTCCTAAGCAAACTCATAAAATATTGGCCACAGAAAATTTTGATAAGTTCCCTAAACAGCTTAGGAAAAAATCCATCTGAAAAGTGCAAGGCCACGTTAAAACATCAGAGGAAGTCCAGAAGgcttttttatttacatttcccccCAGTGATCATCTCTTGATTATTAAAGGAAGAACAAGAGTCAACAGCTGTCATGTGGATATGCACATGGCCAGGGAGATGCGTTCATAAATCAGGACTTTAGAAAAAACTGTACACTCAGCAGTAAAGGGAGATGGCGAGATGTCGGCATCAAGCTTCCTGATGGAGCCCTGGGGTCCCCACCTTCCTGGCATTTTTCCTACCTCTCCCAGAGAGAAGGTGACTCACATAAGTGCACTCTGCTTCTTTAGTAAAGCTCTCACCAGCTTGTGACTCTCACTTGACTAGGCCCATaagcttctctttcctttattatATTGGTCATCAAATGCCCCAGATTTTTCGTATATGTATCCTAGGATTTTCTGGAAGCTACACGCTTATTCACAGTGGAAAATAACATTTCCTTCTCGGGCTAGAGTAAAAACTTCCTTCTCGGGCTAGAGTAAAAAAACTCGAGTAAAAACTCCCTAAGTGGGAGCTGGGAAGTGATTGGTTAAACATCTGTGTTTGGTAACTTTTGACTTTGATTAGAAGGCTGGATAGTGACAATGCTatacttattttgaaaatgtaccTGTTGAAATCAGGCCAAGGGCAAGGCCTCGGTGGCTGTCAAAATACTGGCACGTAATGGTCACTGTTGCCGTGTATAATAAACCACATCCGAGTCCTAAACATAAGAAGACATTGCATAAATAAGACAGACTATAGTACTtcaatgcaaaaacaaaaaagactaagTATCTCCAGTGGGCCGTTCCGTTTCTGACTGgctaaaactcttcagagcatggATTCCTGGATCCTTTAGATGTCAGTTGTGCAGCTCCAATGAACATATTTGGGTAGGCTCAGCTCTCACTCCACACCCATCCTAAGGTTGGGctcaagtcaaaaaaaaaaaaagtccaatttcTGAAGCATGAATGAATAATGCAAATTTAAATGAAGACATTGCGGGCAGATAAAGACAATGGTTAAGTCACCAAATAGTAAAATTTAATCAAACGtgcctttctgtttctattcCAAGTCCTTGCCCTGAACTCAGTGTCCCTTCCTCCTCAAAGTGCTCTAAACAATTTGAGAAAGTTCCCTTCACTGGTCCAAGCTATTTTGTGAGAGGTTATAGTTTGCACACCCCAGTCTACAAAACAAAGACCCCCCCACAAGTCCTCTGGGGTTCTCAGATCATCCCATCACAGTAAAATATagatttgtaagtttttttctttcagagatgCAAACTACCCTATTTAGGagtaaaatgtctttaatttagtttaaaatatctatgcaaaaacaaaaaaggaagcaaatacaataaaatattaacaactgtTAAGTGGAACATACAGCTTTTGCTATAtgattctctatttttctgtagatttgaaattctcttataattaaaaaaaggtaCATTACTAAATTTCCCTTTCTTGAGACCCAAGGACAATATTTATCTCCAGATCTTCTCCAAGGCTTTTATTAGcttaaatcttttctttcctatttagcACCTGATAaacccagtttgtttttcataaaattttcctCTGGCTTCTAACTCATGGCTTTTTGCCTTTCCTCTGCAACATTATCTGCTCTTGAGGATCATTCTATAACAAACACATAGCTATAGTTAACCGTGGTCCATTAAATGAGTTAAGatcattttcattacttttaattGGTACCTAAACTATGATTAGAAAGAATACATGGGCTTTACGAATATACTGCATAACTATTttaggaaattaacattttaaacaacTTAAGACCCAGAGGATCATCTGTGATTCCATAAAAAGTCTTCTTAAAGAAATGAGATAGACTAAAACAATTACGCTTTAAGCAAACTTTTTAACATAAAGTGCCCTTTTTATATGATTTAAGGGGAAAAATTATCTCATCAACTAAGACATGAGTTGGATTGATTTATACAGTTACTATGTGTATATAGGACACTTCAAGAtatgaaataaaactgtttttaaacaatcaatttcaaaaccaaaaaatgtCACCCTTAGCTGAGACTATATATCAGAAAGCCTTTGGAGGACGAATGAATTTACTTTTCTGTAATTTGGTTGTCAGGGCTCTGTCAAATGTGAGGCAttagagacaagaaaaaaaaaagacatttcggATTGCTAAATGTCAATGTCAGAAAAGTTGAAACAACAACTTTTAAACTTTTAGCCTGAGAccaaaaaaaggcatttttaagaATGATTTCAAGGCCATGGGTTTCCGTTAAgtttatttcaccttttttttaatgtcacagaAACTTGAAATGCTTTCtccttaaatttttgaaaaagttagCATGATGCCTTCCTACATCTGTATCAGGCTGACCTTAAACTGGAAGTTATTACAGAGGGGTCCCTAGAATCTCCAAGATCTTTCCTAGAGTCCATAAAGTCACAACTATTTTCCTCATAGTCTTAACTAGTCTCCCACTTATCCGCAGTTTTGCTTTCCATCGTTTCAGTTACCTGCAGTCAACtgcagtccagaagcagatgatacTCCTGACGTATGGTccgaaggtcagtagtagcctaacgtTAGGTCACAGcgcctacgtcattcacctcactttgTCTCATCACTCAGGCATTTTACCATCTtgcatcatcacaagaagggtgagtacagtacaacaAGGTATTCTGAGAGAGAGACCACTTCACTTAACTttcattacagtatattgttataattgttctattttattattaactattgttgttaatctcttactgtgcctaatttataaattaaactttatcataggtgtgtacatataggagaaaacatagggtTCATTACTATGCATGTTCAGACATTCATTGGACTTGGACTGTATCTCCCATGGGTAAGGGGGAACTACTGTAACACTAACATGATCTCTGCTTTTTTTCACTGTGTTTACATTTACACTGAGGGAGCAAAAGAGATGGTGAGTAAAACCACAAGGGCCTTAGCACAAATCAAGGTATTGGTACCAAACTTTGGTATCAAGTTATGCTACATAACCACCTActcacaataaaaacaaacaaaattttttaaaaatgcttcatttGGATTCCAACAATTGTTACAAGGAAAAGCCCTTATGCAATTGTTTTAGTAGCCAGCTCAAATAGCCCCTCTTCTCCTGTGTAACCCTGTTTGTATTTGAAAGAATATCAGACAAACTACAGTTACTCAGACTTGGGTATTaggcagatatctttttgaaaacAAACTAAGAAGGGAGACAACTGGCAATAATTGTTACCAATGATAAAATCcaaacattacagaaaaaaatagaattttagaaaacttgtatcCATGACCATGAATTTGGACAGCTTCCTAACATATAAAGGTTTTCTGATGAGTCTGCTGGTGGTAGTAACAAAAGTGATTTTTGATGTTGTATAAtgaaatttaacaatatttataagTTCTTTCATAactcagtgaaccaatatttttcaaataaccaaTTCATGATATTACAAAATCAGGCTTGAATGAAGATCTATTCAAAGTGcagaatatgtcatttgcaacgatgtagatggagctagagagtattatgctaagtgaaataagtcagtcagagaacgacaaataccatatgatctcactcatatgtggaatttaagaaagtaaacagatgaacatatgggaaggggggggaaagaaaaaatggagagaggaaaacaagccataagagactcttaactctagagaacaaactgagggttgacagaaggaggtgggtggaggatggctagatgggtgatgggtagggcacttgtgatgagcactgggtgttatatgtaagtgatgaatcactgaattctactccagaaaccaatattgcactgtatgttcactaaccagaatttaaataaaaatttgaaaaaataaaggttaggtattataataaataaaaaaaaagaaatgaaaaaaagaaaaagcaaagtgcaGAATAAATAATTGGGTTTAATATAACAGAGTATGAAAAGTATATT from Neomonachus schauinslandi chromosome 6, ASM220157v2, whole genome shotgun sequence includes:
- the SLC16A9 gene encoding monocarboxylate transporter 9, with the translated sequence MEFKKSPDGGWGWVIVLVSFFTQFLCYGSPLAVGVLYIEWLDTFGEGKGKTAWVGSLASGVGLLASPVCSLCVSSFGARPVTIFSGFMVAGGLMLSSFAPNIYFLFFSYGIVVGLGCGLLYTATVTITCQYFDSHRGLALGLISTGSSVGLFIYAALQRLLIEFYGLDGCLLIVGALALNILACGSLMRPLESSDCPLPEKTALESVPDRYSIYSEKGKDLEENTNVLGKSYGAEETRKSTLASGGLKQESLLHKNPATVVHAKEAETYKKKVAEQTYFCKQLAKRKWQLYKDYCGETVALFKNKVFSALFIAIFLFDIGGFPPSLLMEDVARSSNVKEEELIMPLISIIGIMTAVGKLLLGILADFKWINTLHLYVATLVIMGLALCAIPFAKSYVTLAILSGILGFLTGNWSIFPYVTTKTVGIEKLAHAYGILMFFAGLGNSLGPPIVGWFYDWTQTYDTAFYFSGFCVLLGGFILLLAALPSWDTCNKLLPRPAPTTFLYKVTSNV